The Rhabdothermincola sediminis genome contains the following window.
CCTCGGGGAGGATGCGGTCGCCGACGAACTGGCGAACCGTGTCCCGCACCAGGCGCTCCTCGTCGGAGAGCAGCGCGTCGAGCTCGAGGAAGTCGTGGGCGTCCCCCTCACCGAACCGCTTCTCGCCGGGCGCTGCCGTCATCGTCGTCCGTCCTTCGCCTTCGCTCGGTCTGCCGTTCACCCGCCGTTCGCTCGCCACTCCTGCGGGCGGCGACGCTCTTCCCGCCGCAGGATCGCAGCCTACGCTTGAGGCATGGCCACGACCGAACACAGCTCCCGACCGGCGACCGACGAGCACCTCGATGCGGTGGCGCGAGCGGAGGCGGCACTGCTCGATCCGGCGCTGGCGCACCTGGTCGAGATGGTCCTGCGCCAGGTCGACGACGACACCTACGAGGCGGCCGCGGTCGACGGCCGGGTACGGGTGCGGCGCCGTGCCGATGGCCACGGCTGGTCGTTCGAGGAGCTGGCGGTCGAGGGGCGGAACCCACTCGCCGACCAGCGCACCGACCGGTTCTCACCGCTCGACGACGAGCGAGCCACTCCCTACCCGGCGCGCACCGAGAACGCGTACCCCTTCGCGTACGAGCAGCTCGGACAGCTCTTCGACCACCCGGCGGCGCCGGATCTCGTGGCGGTGCACACGGCCGCGCACAACTGGGAGGATCACGGCGGTCATCGCGGCGAGCACGGTTCGATCGACGTCGTGCAGGCCCGGGCGCCGTTCGTCCTCGCGGGGGCGGGAGTGCGCCAGCTCGGGATGGTGCCCCGGGCGTGCCGGCTGGTCGACGTGGCACCCACCGTGCTCACGTTGATGGGCGCGCCACTGAGGAGGGGCATCGGTCTGAACGGTGGCGAGCGCGACGATGCGTTGCTCGCCCGCCAGGACGGCGAGCCTCTGGTGGAGCTGATCGACTCCTCGTCGCCGCCGCCCGCGCACGTCGTCGGGTTCCTGCTCGACGGCACCAACGCGAACGTCCTGTACGACCTGGTGGCGAGAGGGGAGGCTCCGAACATCGCCCGGCTGATGGCCATGGGCACCACCCTCGCCCACGGGGCGATGTCGTCGTTGCCCACGGTGACCTTGCCGAACCACACCACGATCCTGACGGGCGCGTATCCGGGGCACCACGGCATCCTCCACAACGCGTGGTGGGACCGCGTCAAGCAGGCCCAGCTCGTCACCAACTCGCCCGCCACCTGGGTCACGGCCATGGACACCCTGGAGCCGGGGGTCGAGACCCTCTACCAGGCCGTCAAGCGAGCGTTCCCGGGGTCGGTGGTGGTCTCGATCAACGAGCCGTGTGACACGGGGGCCGATTACTCGATCTTCGACCTGATGCGCCGGGGAGAGCAGATCGACCGCCCCCCACCGGCGGAGGAGCTGCCCCACACCAGCCAGATGTTCGTGCGGCCGGTGAAGGAGTACCGCTGGTCGTCGCTGATCGACCACACCGCCACGCAGCAGTTCGCCGGCATCTGGAGCGGGCATCACCGCGGGAGGTCGTGGCCGCTGCCTCGGTTCACGTGGGTGAACTTCTCCCTGACCGACGCCGCGTTCCACGAGGGTGGGCCGTACTCGGAGATCGCCGCGGCGAGTCTGCGGGACACCGATGGGCGCATCGGTGAGGTCCTGGCCGCGGTCGAGCGGGCCGGGGTGTTCGACCGCACCGCGTTCTTCCTCGTCGCCGACCACGGGATGGAGGAGACCGACCCGTCCTGCACCGGCAACTGGGCCGGTGCGCTCGCCGAGAGCGGGGTCCCCCATCGCGACGAGGCGTACGGCTTCGTCTACGTGCGTCCGTAGGTGCCGGTTCCGCGCTCGAGCGGCGGGCCCGGTTCACCGCGCAGGAAAGGGGTGGGGGTTCGCTGCCGTGTTCCGTAGGCTCTTTCGGACGACCAGCGTCACCGCTTCACCCATCCCTGCCGTTCTGGCATGTCAAACGCGTGCTGCGGCACGCGTTTGACATGCCAGAACTTGCGAGGAGCCGTGTGAGATCCCGGGTGGGGCGAGGACGCGCCAGATCTCAGGGAGTGAACGCGTGACCGCCACCGCCATGCCATCGGGCTCGCCGTCGGCCTCCGCGGCCGCGGCCCGCACCGTCGAGGCCACCAAGATCTACGGAACCGGGGACACCGAGGTGCACGCGCTCGACGGGGTGACCGTCGAGTTCGAAGCCCAGCGCTTCACGGCCATCATGGGGCCCTCGGGGTCCGGCAAGTCGACGCTCATGCAGTGCGTCGCGGGGCTCGACAACCTCACCTCCGGCCAGGTCTTCATCGGCGACACCGAGCTGGGCGCGCTGAGCGAGCGCCGGCTCACCCGCCTGCGGCGTGATCACGTCGGCTTCATCTTCCAGGCGTTCAACCTGGTGCCGACCCTGAACGCGATCGAGAACATCACTCTCCCGCTCGACCTGGCGGGGCGGAAGGTCGACCGTGAGTGGCTCGACTCGGTGATCGACACCGTCGGGCTGCGCGACCGCCTCCGGCACCGGCCGAGCGAGCTGTCGGGGGGCCAGCAGCAGCGGGTGGCGGTGGCCCGAGCCCTGGTGGGTCGTCCGACGATCATCTTCGGCGACGAACCGACCGGCAACCTCGACAGCAGGGCCGGGGCGGAGATCCTCGGGTTCCTGCGCCGAGCGGTCGACAGCCTCAGCCAGACCGTGGTGATGGTCACCCATGACCCGGTCGCGGCCAGCCATGCCGATCGGGTCGTGTTCCTCGGTGACGGGCGGATCGTGGGCGAACTCGCCGATCCCACCCCCGAACGGGTCCTGGACCGTCTGAAGCGGCCGAGCCGCTGACCGGCCGGCCGGACGGAGATCAGGAGCGATCCGACATGCTGAAGGTGACGATCAAGGGCTTGTTCCAGCACAAGATCCGATTCCTCCTCACGACCATCGTGGTGATCCTCGGGGTGTCGTTCGTCGTCGCGTCGTTCACGCTCACCAGCAGCGTGCGGGCGCAGTTCGACCAGCTCTTCCGGGACATCAACGCGAACATCGATCTCACGGTGCGGGCCCAGGAACGCTTCGATACCGGCGCATTCGGCTCCCCAGGACCGGTGCCTGCGGACCTGCTCCCTGCGGTGCAGCAGGTGCCCGGGGTTGCCGCGGCCCAGGGATCGGCCGGCGGCATCCCAGCGGTGGTGATCGACCCGAGGGGCAAAGCCGTCCTTCCGACCGCCGGGCCGCCGCTGGGTGTGAGTTGGCCCACCGAACCACCGCTCTCGCAGGTCATCCTCACCGGCGGAGCTGCCCCGGCGGCCCGGGACGAGGTGGCGTTCGACGAGCGCCTCTTCGAGGCCTCCGGGTATCAGCTGGGGGACAGGGTGACGGTGCAGACCCCGAAGGGAAACGGCACCTACCGGCTCGTCGGCACCTTCAAGTTCGGCGAGGCCAATGCGCTCGCCGGCGCCTACCTGGTGGCGTTCACCCTGCCCGAGGCCCAGTCGGTGTTCAACCTGGAGGGTAAGTACCAGCAGATCGAGGTGCAGCTCGCGCCTGGCGCCGACAGTGCCGACGTGGAGCAGCGGATCGCGGCGACGCTCCCGCCCGGCTACGAGGTGGTGCGCACCGAACAGGTCGTGGAGGAGAGCCAGGCAGATCTGGGGTCGATCATCGACGTGTTCGGTTCCGTGCTGCTCGCTTTCGCGTTCATCACCCTCTTCGTCTCCGCGTTCTTGATCTTCAACACGTTCCTCATCGTGGTGGGGCAGCGGATCAGGGAGATGGCGCTGCTTCGGGCCGTGGGCGCGAGCAGCACCCAGGTGGCGGGCTCGGTGTTCGGTGAGGCCTTCGTCGTCGGTCTGCTGGCATCGGTGATCGGCGTCTTCGGCGGACTGGGTCTGGCGGTGGCGCTCAACCTCATCCTGGCCGCGGGTGGGTTCGGTACCGACGAGACCCAGCTGATCGTCTCGCCGAGCACGATCGTCGCGGCCTTCGCGGTCGGCATCGGCACCACGCTCGTGTCCTCGGTCTTGCCGGCAGTGTGGGCGACGCGCATCCCACCGGTCGCGGCGATGCGCGAAGGGTTCCGGCTCTCCCTGGGGTCGGTGCGGCTGCTCGGGACCATCGGCGGCATCCTGGTGGCCGCCGGTGCGGCGTCGATCGCGTGGGCGCTGCTCAGCTCACCGGACACGCTGCCGCTCTTCGCCGCCCTCGGAGCCGGTGCGCTGGTGGTCTTCATCGGCGTGGCCCTGCTCAGCGCGGCGTTCGCCAGCCCGGTGGCTCGGGTGCTGGGGCTGCCGTTCCGCCGCCTCTACAAGGTCACCGGCGAGCTGGCCCGCCAGAACGCGGCTCGCGAGCCGAGCCGGACCGCGTTCACGGCCGCGGCACTCATGATCGGGCTGGCGCTGGTGTCGATGTCGTTCGTGGTGGGCTTCTCGTTGCGGGACTCGTTCGTGTCGTCGCTGCGGGGGAGTGTCAACGCCGATTGGTACGTGCGGACGGACTCGTTCTTCGGGTTCTCCCCGGAGGTGGCACAGCGGCTGCGCGAGCGACCCGAGCTGACCGCGGTCAGCGCGCTCCAGCAGGGCCGCATGCAGGTCGGTGACTCGGTGAAGCAGTTCAGCACCATGGACTACTCGGTGCTGCCGGAGCTCATCGATCTCCACGTCGTGGCGGGAGCGATCACGGACGACCGGGGTCTGCTCATCAACGCTGATCCCGCTCGTGAGCTCGGCGTGTCGGCAGGTGACGTGCTGACGGTCGTCTTCCAGGAGACCGGTCCCGTGCAGCTCCCGGTGTTGGCGGTCTACGACGACTCGAGCATCGTCGGCAACTGGATGGTCGACTCGGCCACCTATCGCGACAACTTCACCGACCAGACGGATTTCATGGTGATCGCCAAGACCGCATCCGGTGTCAGCGAGGCGGAGGCCCGGGCGGCCATCGAAGCGGCCGTTGCCGACTACCCGCAGCTCAAGGTCGAGAACAGCGAGCAGTTCATCGGCAGCCAGGAGTCACAGGTGGACCAGCTCCTGGCGGTCATCACGGTGTTCCTGCTGCTGGCCGTGATCATCGCGGTGATCGGCATCGTCACCACCCTGGCGCTGTCGGTGTTCGAGCGCACCCGGGAGCTGGGCCTGCTGCGGGCGGTCGGCATGCTGCGCCCGCAGATCCGCCGGATGATCCGCCTGGAGGCGGTGATCGTGGCCGTGTTCGGGGCGTTGCTGGGCGTGCTGGTGGGGGTGATCTTCGGGGTGGTGCTGGCCGCGGCCATCCCCCAGAACATCATCAGCACCATCACCGTGCCCGTCGGCTGGCTGGTGGCGTTCGTGGTGGTGGCGGCGGCGTTCGGGGTGATCGCCGCGCTCTACCCCGCGGCCCGGGCCGGTCGCCTGAACGTCCTCGAGGCGATCGCCACGGAATAGCCGGGCAGAGTGACGGCGCCCCGACGCCCCGGGGTGCCGCCGCGCGGAGAGACCCTCAGGAGACCTTGCCTTCCTTGCCCTCGGTGAGGATGGTGAAGATCTTCTTCAGCTCGTCGTTGGGGCCCTCGGGGATGATGTAGCCCTCGGTGTCGCGGATCTCGTCCCAGTGGTCGCGAACATCCTCGACGGTGAGGTCCTTCTTGAAGTAGCCGGGGGTGAGCCCGATGAAGAACCGGGCCACGAGCCCCCCGGCGACCGAGTACACCTCGCCCGACACGTCGCATGCCTCGGAGGCCAGCCAGCACACCACCGGGGTGACCGTCGCGGGGTCGAGCATGTCGCCCACAGGGCCGAGCAGCTCTTCGGTCATGCGGGTCTTGGCCACCGGCGCGATGGCGTTGGCCTTGATGTTGTACTTGCGTCCTTCGTTGGCCAGCACCCGGGTGAACCCGACCAGCCCCATCTTCGCCGCGCCGTAGTTGGACTGCCCGAAGTTGCCGAGCAGGCCGGAGTTCGAGGACGTGTTGACCACCCGGCCGTAGCCCTTCTCGCGCATGACGACCCACGCGGGCTGGGTGACGTAGAAGGCGCCGAGGAGGTGGACCTGGATCACCGGCTCGAGCAGATCGGGGGTCATGTTGTGAAAGGTCTTGTCCCGCAGGATGCCGGCGTTGTTGATGACGATGTCGACGGTGCCGAACGCGTCGAGCGCAGCCTGCACGATGGCCTTGCCCCCTTCGGGGGTACCGACGCTGTCGTGGTTGGCGACGGCCTCGCCACCGAGGTCGTTGATCTCCGCCGCCACCTTCTCCGCTGGGCTGGCGTCGCCGCCCTCGCCGGAGACGGAGCCGCCGAGGTCGTTGACCACCACCCGGGCGCCCCGGCGCGCCAGCTCCAGCGCGTGCTCCCGGCCGAGACCACCCCCCGCCCCGGTGACGATCGCGACCTTGCCGTCGTAGCCGATGTCTGCCATGGCTTCGTCCATCCTCCCTGTGTGGTCCGTGGCAGCCTGCCCCTCTCCGTTCCGGCAGGTCAAACGCGTGCTGGGGCACGCGTTCGACAGGCCGGTTGGCTCAGGTGGGTGGCCCGCTTGTGGTGGGTCTGCCGCAAGTTCGGTTGACGGTGGTTGTGTGTGATCACGTTCCGTTGGCGTCCTGATCGGGGTCGCACGGTGATCATCGCTCGGCTTCGGCTTGCGGCAGCACGGGAGCGAGCGTATTGGCCGCTCTCGGCCTGGGCTGCGGTGTTCAGGCCGAGCGAGACTCGCGGTCGGTGTGGAGGTGGTCAGGCGTGCGGCAGGCGGCACGGGGACTCCCAGGCGATCGGGCCGCACGCTCTTGGCCGCGGCTGTGACCGCGAGAGGGAGAGAGAAGCCGGGAACGCCCGGGAAGCGCAGTGACCACAAATGTCCTGGTCATACCCTAGTTTCACCCCGTTCCCGCAGGTCAGAGCACTGGTGACGTGGGATTCACACGGCAGAGGCCACTGGTTCGAGTCCAGTATCGCCCACCCGCAGCCACGGGACGTCCCTGGGGCTACCCTCGAGGACATGGGAGGGACGCGGCAGGTCGATGGCCCCGGACGGGACGGCTGCTGTGCCGCCCCCGACCTGAGCGGACCGCCTGCCGAACCCGCCGAGCTCGACGACGAGCAACTGGCGGGCATGGCCAAGGCGCTCGGCCACCCGCTCCGGGTCCGGATCCTGAGGCTGCTCGTGGAACGCAGGGCCTGTGTCACCGGGGACCTCGTCGCCGAGCTGCCGGTCGCGCAGTCCACCGTGTCCGAGCACCTACGGATCCTGCGTGAAGCCGGCCTCGTCCAAGGCGAGATCGAGGGGCCCCGGACCGCCTACTGCGTCAGCCCCGCCGGTCTCGCGGCCTTCAAGCACGCTGTCGCCGGGCTGTGACGATCATCATCCGGAATGGGTTGCAGCGAGCTCACGCCACAGCTAGTGTTATCGGCAATCGACGATTGACGATAACACGATGGAGGTCTGGCGATGACGGTCATCGAGGTCTTCGACCCAGCGATGTGTTGCTCGACCGGCGTGTGCGGTCCCAGCCCCGACCCGGTGCTGGCGACCTTCACCGCCGACCTGGACTGGCTGGCCGCCCGGGGTGTGGAGGTTCGCCGGTTCAACCTCTCCCAGGAGCCGGGTGCGTTCGTGCAGCGACCGGCGGTCCAGCACCTGCTGACCCGCGACGGTGAGCAGGCCCTTCCCATCGTGGTCCTCGACGGGGAGGTGCGCTCGAGTGGTCGGTACCCGTCCCGCGGTGAGTTGGCCGGCTGGGCGGGCGTCGAGGCCGTGGAGGCGGTCGGTGTGTGGAGCGACGCCGTCGCCGAACTGGTCGCCGTCGGTGCCGCTGTCGGCGCGAACTGCGAGCCATGCTTCAAGTACCACTACGACAAGGCCCGCAAGTTCGGCGTGACCAACGAGGAGCTGGTCGCAGCGGTGCGCACGGCCCAGGCGGTGAAGGACACTCCTGCCCGGGCGATGCTGTCGTTGGCCGCCAGGCTGCTGCGGGTGGACGCCGCCGCCTTCGGCTCCCCGCTGGCTCCCGCCTCGGCGCCAGCCGACGAGCCCACCACGGAGACGCCCGACAACGGCGGGAGCTGCTGTGGGTCCGACGAGCCCGTGGCGATCGGTGCCACCCCTGGGACCGGCTCCGCCGGTGCGTCGGTCACCGTCCCGCCGGCAGGCGACGATGGTCCCGGCATCCCGGCGTCGGGTGAGCCGACGGGCTCGGGTTGCTGTGGCTGAGCGGACCATGAACCTCGACTCGCTCATTGGCGCCGCCGGTCGCTACGTGTTCTTCACCGGCAAGGGTGGCGTGGGCAAGACCTCCGTCTCCTCGGCGCTCGCCCTCGCCCTCGCCGACCGCGGCGCCCGGGTGCTGCTCGTGAGCACGGACCCCGCCTCCAACCTCGACGAGGTCCTCGCCACCCCATTGGGGTCCGGGCCCCGCCCGGTGAACGGGGTCGACCGGCTCTGGGCGATGAACGTCGATCCCGAGGCTGCCGCGGCCGCCTACCGGGAGCGGGTCGTCGGCCCCTACCGGGACCTGCTCCCGGCATCTGCCGTGGCGTCGATCGAAGAGCAGCTCTCCGGCGCGTGCACCGTCGAGATAGCGGCGTTCGACGAGTTCACCGCCCTGCTCACCGACGATGAGCTGACCGCCGGTTTCGACCACGTCGTGTTCGACACCGCCCCGACCGGCCACACCCTGCGCCTGTTGGCACTGCCTGCGGCCTGGACGGCCTTCATCGACGAGAACACCCTCGGCACCTCCTGCATCGGACCCCTGTCGGGGCTGTCGCAGCAGCAGGAGCGCTACGCCCGTGCGGTGGACACGTTGGCCGACGCGGCGACCACCACGCTCGTGCTGGTCGCTCGTCCCGACCGGATCTCGCTCGGCGAAGCGGCACGTGCCGCCCGCGAGCTGGCGGAACTGGGGATCGCCGACCAGCACCTCGTCGTCAACGGGGTGTTCGTCGCCGGTGACCCGGCCGACCCCGTGGCCGCCGGGCTCGAGCGAAGGGGCCGGGAGGCGCTCGAAGCGCTCCCGTCCGAGCTGCGGCCACTCCCCAGGCACGAGGTGCCACTCGTCGGGTGGAATCCCGTGGGAACCGCCGGGCTGCGTGCCCTCGTCGGCGGTGCCGCCCCCGTCGAGGTGGAGCCGGCCCCTGCCGTCACGGACCTCCGGCTGGTCGGGCTGGCCGACCTGGTGGCCGATCTCGACGCCGCCGGCCACGGCCTGGTGATGACCATGGGCAAAGGTGGGGTGGGCAAGACCACCTTGGCGGCGGCCATCGCCGTCGAGCTGGCCCGCCGTGGGCACCGGGTGGAGTTGTCCACGACCGATCCGGCCGCCCACCTCGACGCCACCGTCGGCTCGCACGCCGGGGTCGGTGACCTCGTGGTCCATCGCATCGATCCGGAGGTGGAGACCGAGGCCTACACGGCGGAGGTCCTGGCCACGACGGGCGCCGGCCTCGACGACCGGGCACGGGCGGTGCTCGAGGAGGATCTCCGCTCCCCGTGCACCGCCGAGATCGCGGTCTTTCGTGCCTTCGCCCGCACGGTCGGGTCGGCGACCGACCGCTTCGTGGTGCTCGACACCGCCCCGACGGGCCACACCATGCTGCTGCTCGACGCCGCGCGTGCCTACCACCGGGAGCTGGGTCGCCAGAGCGGTGCCGTGCCCTCGGAGGTGTCGGCACTGCTCGACCGGTTGCGGGACCCGACCTTCACCCACCTCTTCGTCGTCACGCTCCCCGAGCCCACCCCCGTGCACGAGGCCGCCGACCTCCAGCAGGACCTGCGTCGGGCCGGCATCGAACCGGAGGCCTGGATCGTGAACCGGAGCCTCACGGTGGCGGGTTCGACCGATCCGGTCCTGGTGCGACGGGCACGCGACGAGCGACGCTGGATCGCGGAGGTGCACGACACGCTCGCCCGGCGGGTCGCCGTCGTGCCGTGGGCGGCCGAGCCACCGGTCGGTCCGGAGGAGTTGGGGCGGCTGTTCGGGGCGGTGCACGCCGGTCGGTGAGCGGCCGTCGTCGGTGTGCCACCGTCGAATGAACCGGATCCGGCGCCGAACCTCGCCCCGCCGATGCCCCCGTGTAGTCGGCCGGGTGTGCCGTCGGTCCGGTCGGCCGGTGGGCCTCGGTTCGGCTCGACCCGCCCCATCGGGTGCAGGTCGAGCCTTGCGGTGCCGGCGATACTGGCATCTGTGTCCATCGACTAGGTCGATAGGGGACCTTCGGCCCTCCGGGTCGCTCCGCGCTCGGTGGGACACTCCGTTTCGTGAGTGCCTTCACCAACACGGCGACCGCGGACACGCCCGGAGTCGCGGTCAGCCTCCGTTCCCGGCGTGGCCGCGTCCGACCCGGTGCTGATGGCCCGTCGATGGACCGCCGGCAGTTCGTCGACCGGCTCGCTGCCATGGGGGCCACCGGGTTGGCGGCGGTGCTCGCCTCCGGCGGGGTCGGAGGTGCCGTGCTCGGCGCCACCCGCCCTGCCGCCGCCGAAGCCGTCACCACCGGCCAGAAGTACCGGTACGGGATGGTCATCGACACGCGGCGCTGTGTGGGCTGCAAAGCGTGCATGGCGGCCTGCAAGACCGAGAACGTGACCCCGCCGGGCGTGTCCTACACGGTCGTGGTCGAAGAGCACAACGAACAGGCCTTCGACCGCCCCCTGTTCATGACCAAGCCGTGCTTCCACTGCTCGAACCCGCCGTGCACGAAGGTGTGTCCGGTCTCGGCCACGTTCAAGCGGGAGCAGGACGGCATTGTGGTGGTCGACTACGACCGCTGCATCGGCTGCCGGTACTGCATCACGGCCTGCCCCTACGGGGCCCGGTACTTCGACTTCGGGGAGCACTACCCGGCCACCGAGCCCGGCCAGGCCCTGGCGGAGCTCCCGTCGCCCGAGTACGGCCAGTACCGGGTACGCCGGGAGGGCGCCTCGCCGGTGGGCAACGTCCGCAAGTGCACCTTCTGCATGCATCTGCAGGACGCCGAGGGCCGGTACTCGAAGGAGGAGGGGCGTTGGCCGGCGTGCGCCAAGACCTGCACCGGCCACGCCATCCACTTCGGTGACCTGAACGATCCCGACAGCGAGGTCTCGATCCTGTTGCGCGAACGGCAGGCGGTTCGCCTGAAGGAAGAGCTCGGGACCGAGCCCAACGTCTTCTACCTGTTGTGAGCGAGGTGGCGTCGTGAGCGAGGTGACCGTGGAGCGCTGGTTGAAGCGCGCGTTCTGGGCGGCGGGGATCGTGTTCGTCGCGATCGGTGTCGTCGGGTGGTACGACCGGCTGCGCTTCGGCCACCTCGACGCGGCCTACGGCAGCATCGTCCCCTGGGGTCTGTGGGTGGCTGCCTACATCTTCTTCATCGGGTTGTCGGCGGGGTCGTTCCTGATCTCGTCGCTCGTGTACGTGTTCGGCGTGAAGCGCTTCGAACCGATCGGGCGCATCGCCCTGTTCCAGGCCCTCATCACCCTCACCTTGGCGCTGCTGGCGATCTGGGTGGATCTCGGGCACATGGGTCGGGCGTTCAACGTGTACCGCTACCCGAACTTCTCTTCCCCGATGGCGTGGATGATCTGGCTCTACAGCGCCTACTTCGCGCTGTTGGCGACGGAGCTGTGGTTCCTGCTGCGGCGGGACCTCGCCGCCGGCGCGCAGGGTTCCGGTGGTCGGGCCCGCCTGTACCGGGTGCTCGCCCTCGGCACGAAGGACACCTCGTTCGAGGCGGCCGAGAAGGATCGGAAGGTCGTGAAGGTGCTGGCCACGATCGGCATCCCGATCGCCATCATGTTCCACGGCGGTGTCGGCGCCCTGTTCGGCGTTGTATCGGCCCGTCCGGGTTGGAACAGCGGCCTGTTCCCCATCCTGTTCCTGCTCTCCGCCCTGGTCAGCGGTGGTGCACTGCTCATGCTGGTGGCGGCGATCTTCCAGGGCGGGTACCGGCGCAACGGCGACACGATCGTGGCTCTGGGTCGACTCGTGGCCGGGCTGCTCGTGCTCGACGTGATCTTCCAGATCTCGGAGTACCTCATCGCCTCGTACGGGGAGGTGCCGGGCCACGTGGAGGGGCTGAAGCTCATGTTCTCCGGCCCCTACTGGTGGGTGTTCTGGGGATGGCAGCTCGCCCTCGGCACGATCATCCCGCTCGTCATCCTGTTCTCACGCCGCGGACGCCAGCCGCTTTGGGCCGCCGCGGCGGGAGGGCTGATCGCTCTCGGGTTCATCGGGGTGCGGCTCAACATCGTCATCCCCGCGCTCGCCACCGAGGAGATCGAGGGGCTGACGACCGCGATCGTCAGCTCACGGATCAGCACCGACTACTTCCC
Protein-coding sequences here:
- the nrfD gene encoding NrfD/PsrC family molybdoenzyme membrane anchor subunit; protein product: MSEVTVERWLKRAFWAAGIVFVAIGVVGWYDRLRFGHLDAAYGSIVPWGLWVAAYIFFIGLSAGSFLISSLVYVFGVKRFEPIGRIALFQALITLTLALLAIWVDLGHMGRAFNVYRYPNFSSPMAWMIWLYSAYFALLATELWFLLRRDLAAGAQGSGGRARLYRVLALGTKDTSFEAAEKDRKVVKVLATIGIPIAIMFHGGVGALFGVVSARPGWNSGLFPILFLLSALVSGGALLMLVAAIFQGGYRRNGDTIVALGRLVAGLLVLDVIFQISEYLIASYGEVPGHVEGLKLMFSGPYWWVFWGWQLALGTIIPLVILFSRRGRQPLWAAAAGGLIALGFIGVRLNIVIPALATEEIEGLTTAIVSSRISTDYFPSLMEWLVVVGIAGLGLLLFGLGESLLPVDRAAEQAGPADTAEVDHVRV